A stretch of DNA from Sugiyamaella lignohabitans strain CBS 10342 chromosome B, complete sequence:
CTCTCAAACGTACCACCAAGAAATCCATATAGTCTACTCATTGTTATCAGAAGATAAGTTTGAGATAATCCTCAAAGCTGGTGAATGGTCTATAGTGGTGCATAATAGTACATCTTACCCGGCAATCTGGTTACCGCTTGCGCGGCAGGAACAACTTCCACCGAGTAAACatgaaatttttcaaatatcaTGCACAGGGACATAGCAGAATCATTTCAAGATAGAGCTAGGAGCCTAACATGACTTTCAGAAAACTGGGCAGAAGTTCGACACATCGCAAGTCTCTTCTGAGGAATTTAGTCAGTTCGTTGATTGAGCATGAATCGATCACGACGACTCATGCCAAGGCTAAGGAGGCTcaagttgctgctgaacGCTTGATTAGCTtagcaaaaaataaatctcCAGATCCTCATAGTGCACAAATCAGAGCCCAACAGTACATATTCAAAACGGGCCAAATATTGCCCAAACTTTTTGGTGAACTTTCCGAGAGATACAAAGATAGAACTGGTGGTTACACGCGTGTGCTGAGACTGGAGAATAGAATAGGAGATAACGCACCTCAATCGATACTTGAGTTGGTCGGTGGAAAGAAAGATATGAGAAGAGCTATTACAGCTAGAGCCGTAGCACGAATTGAAAAACAGGGCTTGCCATTGGATAGTATGACTAAACAGGCGGTCGAAAGTATCTGCCGTCACAGTACTAAAACAAGAGAGGATTTCCGAAATGAAGTAGAGTTCATGAAAGAGCAGTTTTACGCTTCTGAAGACAGTGTTACATTGCAACCACCATCTCGCGAAATTAAGAGGCGGGCACCTCTAAAATTCGTCAAGAATCCGTTGGATACAAAGGCTTAAGCTGCCAACGGAAATATGAAATATGTACATAGTTTATTAATGCATTGTCCTACTTGTTTATCTTACTcaaagaataataaatgaCTTCTAAATAACAGGAGACTAACCTGGTTCAATAGTTCGGTGCCCATTATATAGATTGATTTTTGCCACAATTTCTGCTATCCTACTGAGATTATTTAGATTCAACCATCTTAGCTCCAATAGTATGGATCGTAATAGCTACTCTACAGCAAATAatttgatatatatattaaatgTGTTTGGGATTTAGTAGTAATTCAATACAGCTAGGTATATGCCCTAATTTGAAGTACGGCTAACttaatttcttttttctgaatttttttgagATCAACGCAGTACTGAATCAACATATAGGTAGCTACAATTATTGGAACAAATTAttcaataaaataatatggATGGTTCCGTTGATATTTCCGAGGCAGAATGCCTTGAGGTTAAAACTAAATTGATTAAGACCAAAATAGCTGATATCGATACTCAATGGTAAGTCCAAGGCATATAGCTGTTGGGAAATTCGGTTTCTAACGTCTGACAGGTTTGTACAGATATTTCCCCCA
This window harbors:
- the MRPL8 gene encoding mitochondrial 54S ribosomal protein YmL8 (Mitochondrial ribosomal protein of the large subunit; GO_component: GO:0005622 - intracellular [Evidence IEA]; GO_component: GO:0005762 - mitochondrial large ribosomal subunit [Evidence IPI] [PMID 12392552]; GO_component: GO:0005739 - mitochondrion [Evidence IEA,IEA]; GO_component: GO:0005739 - mitochondrion [Evidence IDA] [PMID 16823961]; GO_component: GO:0030529 - ribonucleoprotein complex [Evidence IEA]; GO_component: GO:0005840 - ribosome [Evidence IEA,IEA]; GO_function: GO:0003735 - structural constituent of ribosome [Evidence IEA]; GO_function: GO:0003735 - structural constituent of ribosome [Evidence IPI] [PMID 12392552]; GO_process: GO:0000002 - mitochondrial genome maintenance [Evidence IMP] [PMID 2183197]; GO_process: GO:0032543 - mitochondrial translation [Evidence IC] [PMID 12392552]; GO_process: GO:0006412 - translation [Evidence IEA]) — protein: MTFRKLGRSSTHRKSLLRNLVSSLIEHESITTTHAKAKEAQVAAERLISLAKNKSPDPHSAQIRAQQYIFKTGQILPKLFGELSERYKDRTGGYTRVLRLENRIGDNAPQSILELVGGKKDMRRAITARAVARIEKQGLPLDSMTKQAVESICRHSTKTREDFRNEVEFMKEQFYASEDSVTLQPPSREIKRRAPLKFVKNPLDTKA